The segment TCCTCCTGATCTTTTTGATCTAAAGGCTTGTGcatttacatttctaaaactaCAAAATGAAAGGACATGAGACATGAACTCCTTCAGGTAGTGTCATAAAACTGGGATTTAACATGCTTTAATTCTGAAATGtggaaaatgttaataataaagaataaatagaCATGTCCAAACCTCTGACTGgcagtgcaaaataaaatacGCATACATGACCTAAAGAGGAAATGGGTTTTGTGATCAAATGAAGTCTTCCTTAACTAAACTTCTTTTAATAAACATCATCTAAAGCATACAAAAACATCAAGGGCAGGATATTTATTCATTGTTGAGTAAAGCTGCAGGCAGAATTATCCATGCAGAGCTAAATTTTTATGAAATGGTGGAccatttttagaaaacaaatataaacgGCCCCCTCACTACTTCTGTCTACTTTGCTTTCTGATGTTCTTTTGCTTGTTCGTCAGGCCCTCGTCTAAATTTCCCCTCCTCTTTCTATCTCACCTGTCTGTAAGTCTCTTAAGCGCACGCTCAATGTTCATGCGGTGTCCGACCCGACTCACGCCCAGATCCAGGAAGTCCTCTTTTGTCAGAGACGGCAGGTGGGAGCCGTCAATCTCGTTGTCGAGAAAGCGCTCCCGGTGCTCTGCCAGATTCAGGTAAGTCAGCCAATCAGCAACGTCATATTTGCTCCAGTAGGGGAGGGGCTTAGACACAAAAGGCTGATTGGGTGGAGGAGGAGTTAAAGGCGGGTAGCTCATACAAGAGGGGGAGGAGCCTCCGGACAGGAAGTTGGTAGGAGAGAGAGAGCTGGAGACCAGCGCGGGGTTGGGAGGAGCCACAGGTGACGGGAGCGGGAAGAGAGGAGAAGTTTGGGGGAAAAACTGGTCTGAATATTGATGGGCGACTCCCAACGGGGGCGTTAAAGGGGGTTGTATTTCATACGGAGAGCCGTAGAGCGGCGTAGACGGAAAGAGAGGGAGCGAGGATGGACGTGGAGGTCCAGGTTGCGGATGGTCCGAGCAGGAAATGAGGGGACTGGGCGCTCGCCGACGCTGGGTGTACGAATGAGATTCGGAACGGCGCAATTCCGGTCCGGAGAATTGAAACTCTGACACTTTACCGCGATACTTTGAGCGATGTTTTGGAGACAAGGGATAGGGGGAGTAGGATGGAGAAAGAGGTGGATGAGAAACAGAGGAAGGAGAAAGAGGTGCGTGAGAGAGAGAAATCGGGGAGATGGGAGGATGAGGTAACGATGGAGGAGAGAGGGGTGCATGAGCCAGGGAAAGAGGAGAGAGGGGGGCGTGGGGCAGCGACGGAGGGGATAAAATCCCATGTGGAAAAGAAATGGGAGAATTGGACGGCGTCCAGTCTTTGAGAGGAGGTGGAGCCGGGGTTGGGGTGAGAGGTAACGGGGTCGGGGTTAACGCTGGGGTTAGAGACGTTACGGGAAGAGGAGATGAAGGTACTGGGTTAGGGTTCAGAGCCATAGTGGGGCAGTTGGATGTTAGAGAGTTAGGGGGAAGGTTTGGAGAGAAGGAGCGCTGGAGAGACGCCGCAGAAGCAGGGAGGAGAGGCGCACAGCCAGAGGGATCGCCTGGAAACCTGTGAACGAGTAAATGAAAGTGTGTAAAGCAGAAAAATAACAGTATTGCCCATTTAAATCAGAAAAACGGCTATAAAATTAGAGGAGAAAaagtgttgtgagtatttgctaGGGATTGCTATGCGGttcctaaaaatatatattatgagaATTTAACTTTTTGGGTTTGAGGTGTCATTCATGTCTATAGCACAAACAGGATAAGattatatagacagatagatagatagatagatagatagatagatagatagatagatagcacattttaccaatttcaaccacatcaatcttaataactactactaattttttattaatcttttgtaagtgatatataattgtccacgaaggctggaagtgaaaaacgtCTTATATTCTATAATCTTTTATAGATAAAATAAGCcaaaaaaaagagattaaacTCAGACtgaaagtcaaaaattattaaatccCCACGAGAAATATTCAAAACTAATGCAATATATAAATTGCAATGTTGGGGCATGACAACTGGACAGCAAAATGCTCATTGGGTcagcacagtaaaaaaaaaaaaaaaaacaggtggagaagaaaagacacatgttaactgcaaaagactTAGGAATTAAGGCAAAGAATTAGGTGTGAAACCATCAGGAACCATTTAGTCTCCAGTGCcacaatttttgaaaaaacGGCAACCTACAGTACCTGGAGTCtccagaagtgcaatgtgtcaggagACTTTGCTTGggtaaaaaaatcctaaaaaattacCCTCACTTCATAAGAATAACATGCTgaaatgttgtgaaatacatgaaggctattttttataggctttatagacagatacgTAGAGAGTGACTCCTGAAAGGCCAGCACCACATCTTCTTGTACCACTCTTTCAAGAATTTATCATTACtataattcatttttaggtTATCTCGTTAAGACAGACTTTTCAGCAGAGCGGATGGACCAAAAAttaactcccaaaacttactgccagattctTGAAGATAAATTCTTAAAAGAGTGGTACAACAGGATGTGGTGCTAGTCCCTCAAGAGTATtattgcattagtattgcatcctTCTCATAGGcgtttaataattttttgatgTTTCAGTCTTgagttaaatctctttttttggctcattttatctgtaaacgaaaccatgcctaataattatgcacacctgaatataagaaATTTTTaacttccagccttcatggacaattatctatcacttataaatgattaaatacaaaattaatagtagatattaagattgatgtggtttggaattggtaaaatgtgcttggaaaaaaaaatatgaccagaatatcaatgTGCCTAATAATGATGCACGCGCTGTATATAGACCACTATTTTCACCAACAAAAAATGGTTTAaggtcagttatttctatcttttgctgtagtgtgtttATTGAGATTATTGtatgcacaaggagtctgacaacagccagtgctccataCGGAGATCTGATCATCATCCATCTGTCTGGGATTCcataaaaattcagaaaaaactgagacagactaaatccagaagaactgtagCAAGacgcttcaagaaacctacctgcaaagctacctgaaaaactatgcttAATTGTACCTCGGacaaaagctgttttaaatgcaaaggatggtctCATCAAATGTTGATTTGATTTAGTTGATTAATTAACTGGTagataaaatctatttatgacattatttatacatatttatacaagtgcctaaaaacatttcacagtactgtagctttgcatTATGGTTTCTTGAAGTGTCTTGAGGATGTTGGGGATTTAGTCAATCACTTCAGGATTTATTCAAGTCTGTCTGTCAAATGTGAaatgatatttcctactgaaaCACTACAGgaaaagatagaaataaaaaaaaaaatttgttggtAAACATACTAGTACTAGAaaatactatatactatatactatatactatatatatatatatatatatatataaatagagagagagagagattaccTACACTCCATTTGAAATACAGTTGGAGAATGCATAAATTCATATAATTCTTGAaaggttcacaaactttttcttgcaactgtacTATATATCAGTAAGAACATAAGtgtctttttattttcacaagatGTCTCACCTATGATTTGACGGCGGTGCCTGACTCTGCCAGCCACCGAGCTGTTGTAGTTTACTGCTGAGTTCATTTATGATGCTGGCCTTCACATTGGAGAGAGGCGAGTTGAGACGACGATCCATAAACGTTGGCATCTTCACTGCAGCGTCGCCTCCTCTTCCCTGTTCCTGCTCGTCCTCTTCCCTTGACCTGTACATGTTGGGAGCGGTGCTAACCTGCCGCTGTAGCGGTCCGGGTCGTCCGTTTTCTGTGTGCACGTGATATTTTGACATAttctgagtgtgtgtttttgcaagTGGCGGGTTTGGCGGTTTCGATCTATGTATGTGCGGTTTGTGTGGTTTTTGAGCGAATTTATCGGTGTGTGAAAGAGACAAATCCAGGGACACTCTTCGGTCTCCTTTTAATCCGTCCCCTACTATTCCACTCTCCATGCTTTCTCTACGCCCTCCTCCCCTCTCCTTCTCCCGGCTGCCTTCATGTTCTCTTCTTTCTCCAAAGTTTTCCATGTGGTGATCGCTGCTGCTGTGACTATCCAGTTCTTCGATTCCAGAATCGACCACAGCTTCTGACCAGTCACGCCCTTTAAGTGCCGGAGGAAGTCTGTCACCTGTGATAACTGATGTACTTTCCAAAGGCATTGTTGTGGTGACAGTCATTACAGCTGCAGTCGCAGCCACAGTGGAGTATGACATAGAAATGTTAGCGTGGCCTTGCTGCGGGTAGAAAAGCGGGAGAGGCCGATGTAAGGACATAGGGTCAGATGAGGCGGTTGAGGCGGAAGGGGAACTCGTTGAAGGGAATATCTGAGGAGACGGAAGAGATGGGGAAAGAGCAGACTGGGTCAGATTGGCCACCTCACTGTCGTAAGATGTAAGACTAGAAGCGGCAGAGTCTCCCGCTTGTGGCGAGGGTAAAGGTTGGGGTTGACTGGTGTTTGGGTGCTGGGAATAGCTTGAGGGTTGGGACTGGGGCGGGTTCGCGGGAGGTATTTTGGGACACAGCTGTGGAGGGGGGATTAGAGGAGATGGTGGGAAAAGAAATGGATGAACCACAGCAGAAGGATGGACGGGTGTCTGCTGTGAGTCAGCTTGCGTGTTGTCTGCTAAGGACATGGTGTCTTGCGGGGGTTTGGACAGCGTTTGCAGAGACTGTTGCTCCTTGGGTGGCTGAGATCCTGACAGCTccttctgttgttgttgttgattatATTCTGTTGTTCCATGGGTGTCTATTTCTATTCCGTTTGCAAACTGTATAGGGGGAGGTAGGGGCTCTGCAAACACAAACTCGTCGTCCACATCCACAGATGGAGCAGGGGGTGGAAGCATCATCACATCGCCACCCTCTCCAACCCCTAGATTCTGCCCTCTCTTTGCATCTTTCTCTCCCTCCTTTTCTATCCCACCTTCTCCCATCTTATGTCCTCCCCTATCATCCTGGGAATTACTGGTGGGATTTTTGTCAGATGTGCCAAGTTCATTCTCCTTACCTATAAATGAAGGCCTGCGGGGAGGAGGCTTGGGCGGTATCCGCTTGTGCCCTTCCCTTTCTCGGTCCCGCATGTAAGTGTGGTACTGATTGGCTCTGTTGTCTCTGTCCTGAAGGTGGGCCTGGTACTGACCGGCTTGATTTTCTGTAAACCGCACCTTTGGTGCTCCTCTTTCCTCTCTGTCCACAACATTCTGTTCACTCCATTCCAAGCTTCCCGTCCCACCACCACTCAACCGAAGCATTCGAGGCGACTGGGGGCGACTCTGTGGGACAGGCCCACTTGTTGTTGGAGAGGCACCACTAAGATAGAGAGAGGTGTGTGACTGGTAAATATAGAATGGAGGAACAGGTTTTTGGTTTGCAGGGGAGACGGCGGACGGAAAGGCTCCAGTGCTGGACAGCTGCCGCCCGAAGTGGCGTTCCTCTCTACGTGTACGCCGGTCATCTTTCAGCGCACGCTCACGTGCTGCCAGAGCGAGTCCAAGTGGGCTTGTTGGGTCTAGAACCTTCCCCGTCAATGGGTGGATGAAGGTAGTGGCTTGATGAGGTGTAGCTGATGCGTATTGTGGCAACCCAAACGCAGGCGGCATGCTTAAGGCATCACCGGAGATCAATCCCTCATCGATAGACTTAGAAGAGCGCAAACGAGCCGAGGTGTTGGCCTCCAATGAAGTCTGAGCAGACTCCTGCTCATCCAACATATCCTCTTCAGAGGAGTAGTAAAAGGAGGTGCTTTTCCGACGTGAGTCACGGTAGCGTTCGCGTTCCCGCTGTGCTGTGCTCTTGCCCAGAGTTTCCAGTTTTGACGGGATACTAGGTGGTTGAGGTGGAGCGGGCACAGGAGCCATGACTGGGTTTTGAGACTTTGCCTCTTCCTGCTCTTCATTATTCTCAGGAGACGGCTCTGTGTCCTCACTGCTTGCACGGCTGCTGTGTCCGGAGCTGCTGGTAGATGGTGCTTTCACAATAATCGTCGGGATCGAAATGGAACTTTTTTCTAACTTTTCTCGGCCAGTCTCCTCCACTTTGCGCTGCTTCACTAGCAGCCCCTTTCCACCTTGCCGACCTGCAATCTTGGCCACCGCTGGCGCTTGGTTCCGCTGTGCGGTGGATTGTTTGGGACCCACATCAGAGGGAGGCGTGGCATTGCTATAGCCACGCCTCAAGCCACCCATTCTTCCTCCTCCCATCTTGCTGGTATCAGTTTCAGCCTGTGAAACACAAtaagtcttaaagggatagtttacacaAAACTTAATATTAAGTTATAATTTAATCACCCTTGTGTTGTTCTAATGCTGTgcccttctttcttttttggaccacagaagttttttttaaaacgtcTCATGCGCTTGTCCATATATGGCAGTTGATGGCAAACAGCATcaggcttttaaaaaaaagacacaaaagtaggtaacactttattttaaggtgtccttgttacacgttacatgtacttactattataacaattaatcatgcataattacatgcaagtaaccctaaaccaaaccctaatcatacagtaagtacatgtagataattaatattactcagtacgtaaatgtacaattacactgtaacaaggacacttgTAACCCAAAGTGTAACCCAAAAGTATCTCAGAATTGTCCCATGCTGCATGTGCTGTATATTCCTTTGTTTTTATGGATATATTATAGGGTTTGGTGAAAAACGAACCAAAACTGAATATATTATTAAACGAATATGCTGACGTTACCCATTGGTTTCTCTGCACGACTGCACGTTCATAAGACTCTAATCATAGTTCTAGTCATAGTTCACGCTGACTTGCCTGGGAAAAGCACACAGTTTTTCACAGTTGTGAAAAACCAaggttaataaaaatgcatgaaatgaaACACAATCCATGTACTTTCTTCTCTGAGGTAAATAAATCTGTTGTAAATCCGTCACAACAAGTCAACAATCATTTTCACAATCATGATAACCAGAGTTTAGGTCCTGAGATGTTTAACTCGGTGAAGAAAGCACACAGATACTTTATTGGGGATTTCTAGGTGttgttttttcatgttcaacCATACTGTTTACCCCTGAACACCTGgaattagggctgggcgatatggccaaaaagatttaatgacaaaatttttcatatcagtcagtaataatataatataataaatatataataatatcacaataaattttaaattgttattttttttaataatttaaattggtgttatttaaattattttttattatttctttcaagtttaaaggcagattttagCTACTTATGGTCAGACCAtgaacaacaattcacatttGAGTTGGTACCTTTGGTTGGTACCACATTTGAGTTGgttggtacctttctgggccttcaacatggtagtacccttgctgtctatggagggtcagagagctctagGATTTCAtccaaattaatttttgttccaaagacgaacgaaggtcttatgggtttggaacaacatgagggtgagtaattaatgacaaaatcttcatttttgggtgaattaaccTTTTTATCACAGAAATACTGCAAtgatattccattactcctttaatacatttaatacaagtCTAAATCACtaacataataaaatttaatatgaatatcccacatttctGCCACATTACCATGGTGCAGTTAGTGCTACAGTAAATCTACGGTAAATGATAACAATTTGTAGACTGAAGAAGTCTTCATTGTGCACAGTGTTCCACCAGCTTCATCtggctttaaactagtttaaatcacagagtcatttgtgttcctCGCTGAATTCAAGcacttcacactggatctcagcGCTGTTTAGCAGTCACGTGACTGAGACTCATCATCTGCTTTAGTAAGCTTGTGCTTTGCTGGCACTTAAACTTTGAGCCGAGCGGATAAATGGTCCATGTTTCGTTCTGCTTTTGgcgcataaacattatatcgaacatttatcaaactctTGTTTGAAAACTACTTATATGGAATATACGGCATGTGTCACATGGGACCATTCTGTGATACTtatgtgtctttttttaaaagcttgatGCTGAGTGCTATCCATTGCCATTATATGGACAAGCATGCATGTTACAGAAAGAAGGGCATTAGaacttaattttcatttttggatgaaatatttctttaatacttttattgtgGCAGTATGTCCAGAAATAATATGACCAATGCCATTTTTCCGACCAGCGATATCAAGCTCTTACCCTGCGGTTGGGCGGGACCCTGTGCTGTGTCTGGCTATGAGGCATGTGGTGTGATGGAGGCAGAGGAGGGACAGCAAAAAAATGTGTTGGTGCCGATCTCCTGTCTGTGTGGCCGCCAGCAGACAGGGGCGGCTCAGGCGCTGAGGTGTCGGGCGGAGGCGGGATGTCCTCTGGTCCAGGCACAGAAAGACTACGAGACAGCTTCATGGTAGGAGGATGGAGATGTAACCTCTCCTCCTCAGTCACTCCTTGGGACAGAAGGTATGCAGAACACAGAATTACAGTGCAACTAGACTGAAAGGTAACAGATTCAACACTTGTTGCACTGATACTCACCCATGGATTTCTGACGCATCATCATAGCACGCTGAGTTGAATGGCCTGATGAAAACTGGGCTTGGTTATAACCATACCCAGACCCTGATGACATCACGCCAACACCtgattgttcaaaagtttgctgTAAAAAAGGGAAAAGGCTGATGGGATGGAATAGTTAGCACATTTCTGTGCTGCCTCTCTATGCCTTGCAACTCTATTTCCACACATTAACTGCTTGCAAATGTACTTTTTCAGCACCTGCAGCACTGAAGTGGTGTCACTCTTGCACTTATTACCAGGTGAAAGCCTTACTAACATGACTGTGCAACAGCTAAGATCAGGCTATCAAATGCAAGTGGTcatcagtgttgggcatgttactttaaaaaagtaattatagttactagttacttctcacaaatagtagggccctattttttcccaaattccgttttatttttttccaaattctgaattttctggattccattttttctcaactcatttttaatggttaaattaattttattaatcaaagagcatgtctaattaattaaaatcatgaaacttatacagtgtcacatcaatttaataaaggtttaagaaaaatgacatgtttagggccctatgaaatgttttatttaatttattcaaatttattcttaaaatagccttatgaaagctttttttaccctcagaaattctgtgttgtgtatttaaaatgttctggttatcaaatgaaggcataaaacattaatttcatttatattttaattattgaaaattaagcaaactttttttggggaatgtactattaaaattaaaacatggaagaaatgttgtgtgattat is part of the Labeo rohita strain BAU-BD-2019 chromosome 18, IGBB_LRoh.1.0, whole genome shotgun sequence genome and harbors:
- the LOC127180857 gene encoding SH3 and multiple ankyrin repeat domains protein 1, which codes for MTATLLADTVQQRMLGNTKRFFGSAEDKEGEDEEDEEERLKRLKQNGMIDMGDKEHQNRAGRKTDGSKPAAVVIGWQRGERQPRPVNSAQRGIPHLPSQPTLYHQTTNQPLYHPVLTNQQARRRLMERSMTTVTPMEDSHLAVIMFRVGIPDIKQTKCLRFDPDSSVWSAKQQIICSLSESLWDVYNYGLFQPAGDGRDAKFLEEERLLREFAQSLEKGVPYLEFRYKTRVYKQTNLDEKQLAKLHTKANLKKFLDYVHAGAVEKLSKALEKGLDPNYHDTESGETPLTLAVQGSLSVEGIRVLVLNGAHVDFRSRDGLTPLHKAVRAHNQPALMALLSLGASPDYRDRCGLTPLYHSVLTGGETSCCETLLYYRARLGVRDENGWDESHQACQHGFAQHLEHLLFYGADTTSQNASGNTALHICALYNKESCARVLLYRGASKEIKNKHGQTPFQVAVMSGHFELGEIIKNHNDADVVPFLETPKYAPLFMDGMLSQPIMAGLQHPHPLLRAKSENTMTTLMDPVVLPATAASMPPAQTQRRASFALRSSSSPRGARTRSPSRGREGGETEERQQKQRGRQGGGQRKRLYSAVPGRVFVATRSHSAHGEREINISKGDKVKVLSVGEGGFWEGTVKGRTGWFPADCVEEVLPQNQEQQTESRNEKAKRKLFRHYTVGTYDGLEVPSDYIIKEKTVLLQKKDNEGFGFVLRGAKAQTPVEEFSPTPAFPALQYLESVDEGGVAWRSGLRMGDFLIEVNGINVVKVGHRQVVNMIRQGGNSLMVKVVMVARNPEMEELPKKKVPQQSKRLTPPAIALRSKSMTSELEEMAASPWKKKPDHTESSQAPEKKKSVYQMALNKLDEILAAAQQTISTSDSQGHRGHGGKKERNKGFNANEQTFEQSGVGVMSSGSGYGYNQAQFSSGHSTQRAMMMRQKSMGVTEEERLHLHPPTMKLSRSLSVPGPEDIPPPPDTSAPEPPLSAGGHTDRRSAPTHFFAVPPLPPSHHMPHSQTQHRVPPNRRAETDTSKMGGGRMGGLRRGYSNATPPSDVGPKQSTAQRNQAPAVAKIAGRQGGKGLLVKQRKVEETGREKLEKSSISIPTIIVKAPSTSSSGHSSRASSEDTEPSPENNEEQEEAKSQNPVMAPVPAPPQPPSIPSKLETLGKSTAQRERERYRDSRRKSTSFYYSSEEDMLDEQESAQTSLEANTSARLRSSKSIDEGLISGDALSMPPAFGLPQYASATPHQATTFIHPLTGKVLDPTSPLGLALAARERALKDDRRTRREERHFGRQLSSTGAFPSAVSPANQKPVPPFYIYQSHTSLYLSGASPTTSGPVPQSRPQSPRMLRLSGGGTGSLEWSEQNVVDREERGAPKVRFTENQAGQYQAHLQDRDNRANQYHTYMRDREREGHKRIPPKPPPRRPSFIGKENELGTSDKNPTSNSQDDRGGHKMGEGGIEKEGEKDAKRGQNLGVGEGGDVMMLPPPAPSVDVDDEFVFAEPLPPPIQFANGIEIDTHGTTEYNQQQQQKELSGSQPPKEQQSLQTLSKPPQDTMSLADNTQADSQQTPVHPSAVVHPFLFPPSPLIPPPQLCPKIPPANPPQSQPSSYSQHPNTSQPQPLPSPQAGDSAASSLTSYDSEVANLTQSALSPSLPSPQIFPSTSSPSASTASSDPMSLHRPLPLFYPQQGHANISMSYSTVAATAAVMTVTTTMPLESTSVITGDRLPPALKGRDWSEAVVDSGIEELDSHSSSDHHMENFGERREHEGSREKERGGGRRESMESGIVGDGLKGDRRVSLDLSLSHTDKFAQKPHKPHIHRSKPPNPPLAKTHTQNMSKYHVHTENGRPGPLQRQVSTAPNMYRSREEDEQEQGRGGDAAVKMPTFMDRRLNSPLSNVKASIINELSSKLQQLGGWQSQAPPSNHRFPGDPSGCAPLLPASAASLQRSFSPNLPPNSLTSNCPTMALNPNPVPSSPLPVTSLTPALTPTPLPLTPTPAPPPLKDWTPSNSPISFPHGILSPPSLPHAPLSPLSLAHAPLSPPSLPHPPISPISLSHAPLSPSSVSHPPLSPSYSPYPLSPKHRSKYRGKVSEFQFSGPELRRSESHSYTQRRRAPSPLISCSDHPQPGPPRPSSLPLFPSTPLYGSPYEIQPPLTPPLGVAHQYSDQFFPQTSPLFPLPSPVAPPNPALVSSSLSPTNFLSGGSSPSCMSYPPLTPPPPNQPFVSKPLPYWSKYDVADWLTYLNLAEHRERFLDNEIDGSHLPSLTKEDFLDLGVSRVGHRMNIERALKRLTDRLSSAFSVSTVSSEGQNERMRDEATQS